A genome region from Pristis pectinata isolate sPriPec2 chromosome 4, sPriPec2.1.pri, whole genome shotgun sequence includes the following:
- the LOC127569453 gene encoding pyruvate dehydrogenase E1 component subunit alpha, mitochondrial-like: protein MTKMLRLLGSLIRGSNSPAKVLVGSRNYADFASEASFDIKKCDLHRLEEGPPSTTILTREDGLKYYQTMQLIRRMELKADQLYKQKIIRGFCHLYDGQEACCVGIEVAIKPTDHLITAYRAHGFTYTRGVSVKEIMAELTGRRGGCAKGRGGSMHMYADNFYGGNGIVGAQVPLGAGIALACKYLEKNDICVTLYGDGAANQGQIFETYNMAMLWKLPCIFICENNRYGMGTSVERAAASTDYYKRGDYIPGLRVDGMDVLCVREATKFAADHCRSGKGPILMELQTYRYHGHSMSDPGISYRTREEIQEVRSKSDPITMLKDRMLKNNLSSIEELKEIDAGVRKEVEEAAQFATTDPEPALEELANYIYCNESAFEVRGTNPWIKYRSVV from the exons ATGACCAAGATGTTGCGGCTCCTGGGCAGCCTGATCCGGGGGAGCAACAGC CCTGCTAAAGTTCTAGTGGGATCTCGCAATTATGCAGACTTCGCATCCGAAGCATCGTTTGACATTAAG AAATGTGACTTGCATCGTCTTGAAGAAGGTCCTCCCAGCACAACCATCCTGACTAGAGAAGATGGCCTTAAGTACTACCAAACAATGCAATTGATTCGTCGCATGGAACTCAAGGCAGATCAGTTATACAAACAGAAGATCATTCGCGGGTTCTGCCATTTGTATGATGGCCAA gAGGCTTGTTGTGTTGGAATTGAAGTTGCAATTAAGCCAACAGACCACCTTATAACAGCTTATCGGGCTCATGGTTTCACCTACACACGTGGGGTTTCTGTCAAAGAAATCATGGCTGAGCTCACTG GTAGACGTGGTGGTTGTGCAAAAGGCAGAGGTGGATCCATGCATATGTATGCTGACAACTTCTACGGTGGCAATGGCATTGTTGGTGCACAG GTTCCGCTTGGAGCAGGGATTGCATTAGCTTGCAAATACTTGGAGAAGAATGACATTTGTGTGACATTGTATGGTGATGGTGCAGCCAATCAG ggtCAAATTTTTGAAACCTACAACATGGCTATGCTTTGGAAACTGCCCTGCATATTTATCTGTGAGAACAACCGATATGGCATGggtacatctgtggagagagcagcagCCAGCACTGACTATTATAAGAGAGGTGACTACATCCCTGGTCTGAGG GTCGATGGCATGGATGTGTTGTGTGTCAGAGAAGCGACAAAGTTTGCAGCAGATCACTGCAGGTCTGGAAAG GGCCCTATCTTGATGGAACTGCAAACTTATCGCTATCATGGACATAGCATGAGTGATCCAGGGATCAG TTACCGTACCAGAGAAGAAATCCAAGAAGTGAGAAGTAAAAGTGACCCTATTACCATGTTGAAAGATAGGATGCTGAAGAATAACCTGTCCAGCATAGAAGAACTTAAG GAAATCGATGCTGGTGTCAGGAAAGaggtggaggaagcagcacagttTGCCACCACTGACCCTGAACCAGCATTAGAAGAACTGGCTAACTACATTTACTGCAACGAATCAGCATTTGAAGTCCGTGGCACCAATCCATGGATTAAGTATAGATCTGTCGTATAA